In the Saccharococcus thermophilus genome, TTTGGAAAAACTGCAGTGCTTTTTCCTCTTCTCCGGCTGCGGCTAACACTGTTCCAAAATTAATGTAGCCGACTGGATCTTCCGGGTTTTCTTCGATCGCATCATGGAAACATTGGATCGCTTTCTCGTAATCTCCTTGCTGCATATAGGCAATTCCTTGTTGATTTTTATCTCCCACTGTTTTGTCACTCCTTATCCTAATTTTAGCACATATGTTCGCAATTTTCTATCATTTACAGAAACACCTCAACTCCCGCAAGAGTTGAGGTGTTTCCTGTTTGCCGTCGCTTTTTCATTTTCCAAGTTATTCTTTAACCGACGTACCAAAGCTTTTCGCCATCGCGGAACACTTCATCGATGGTTCCGCCGCCAAGGCACTCCTCGCCGTTGTAGAAGACAACTGCTTGCCCCGGCGTCACGGCACGAACTGGTTCGTCAAACACCACTTCGACTCTTCCGTCATCCATCAGATGAACGGTAACGCCGGTATCCGGCTGGCGATAGCGGAATTTTGCCGTGCAATGGAACGATTGCGCCGGTTTGCGGTCTGACACCCAATTGACGTTGGTGGCAATAAGGGAAGTGGAATACAAATATTCGTTGTTAAATCCTTGCGCCACATACAAAATATTTTCCTTGACATCTTTGCCGACGACGAACCACGGCTCGCCGCTTCCGCCAATGCCAAGGCCGTGGCGCTGCCCGATCGTGTAATACATCACTCCGTCGTGTTTTCCTTTTACTTCACCATCCAGCGTTTTCATTACACCTGGCTGGGCAGGCAAATAATTGCTTAAAAACTCTTTAAAATCCCGTTCTCCAATAAAGCAAATTCCCGTGCTGTCTTTTTTGCCAGCCGTTGCAAGCCCCGCTTCCTTCGCAATTTGCCGCACTTGCGCTTTTTCGAGATGCCCGATCGGAAACATTACTTTCGACAGCTGCTCTTGTCCGAGTTGATTTAAAAAGTACGTTTGATCTTTATTTGGGTCGACGCCGCGCAGCATTTTATATTCGCCGTCGCGATACGCCACGCGCGCATAATGCCCGGTCGCTACGTAGTCGGCACCAATCGATAGCGCATGCTCTAAAAACGCTTTAAACTTAATTTCTTTGTTGCACATCACATCCGGATTTGGAGTGCGTCCGGCTTTATACTCGTCCAAAAAATACGTAAACACTTTATCCCAATATTGTTTTTCAAAATTGACAGCGTAATATGGAATGCCGATTTGATTGCAGACGCGCACCACATCTTCGTAATCTTCCGTCGCCGTGCAGACACCGTTTTCGTCCGTATCATCCCAGTTTTTCATAAAAATCCCGATGACGTCATAGCCTTGTTGTTTTAAAAGCAGAGCAGCGACGGAAGAATCCACGCCGCCGGACATGCCGACAACAACGCGTGTATCTTTTGGTGCTTTGTTCATGTTGTTTCACCACCTAGTTGATTTATTTGTTAATCTTTTCACGATTTTTACCGTTTCCGTTGCCGCCCGCTCAATTTGTTCTTTCGTCGTACCGAACCCAAAGCTAAAGCGAATTGAGGAACGAATTCGTTCCGACTCTTTTCCGAACATGGCAACGAGCACATGGGATGGATCAATCGAACCGGCGGTGCATGCCGAACCACTCGAAGCGGCGATTCCTGCCAAATCAAGATTCACTAACATCGATTCCACGTTTGTGCCCGGAAACGCCACATTGACGATATGTGGCAGTCCGTCTTCGCTTCCATTTACCGCATAGTCAATGCCTGATTCAGCAAAAATAGACAGCATCGTATTCCGCAGCAGACGATACTCTTCCTGTTTCTGCTTCATCGTTTCTTGGGCAATTTCCACTGCTTTTGCGAGCCCGACAATGCCGGCGACATTTTCCGTTCCGGCGCGGCGTTTCCGCTCCTGCTCCCCACCGTAAAAAAGCGGAGACAGCTTGACCGTTTCGCGGGCATATAAAACGCCAACCCCTTTCGGCCCGTTTATTTTATGGCCCGAAATAGACAGCAAATCAATATGGTACTCATTGATGTCAATTGGCACGAGTCCGTAAGCCTGCACCGCATCCGTATGAAAATAGGCTTGATGCTCTTTTAATAGTTCCCCGATTTCGCGGATCGGCTGCAGCACCCCTACTTCATTATTGGCAAACATCACGGAAACAAGAATGGTGTCATCGCGAAGCGCCGCTTTCACATCGGCTGGTGAAACTTTTCCTTGCTCATCTACCGGAAGATAGGTGACATCAAACCCTTGTTTTTCTAGATATTGACATGCGCGCAATACGGCATGATGTTCAATCGTTGTTGTAATGATATGGCGGCCGCGGTTACGGTTTGCCATCGCCGTGCCGAAGAGTGCCATATTATCCGCTTCCGTTCCGCCGCTGGTGAAAATGATTTCCGTTTCTTTCGCTCCAATGCTTTTTGCCACCAAAGCTCTTGCTTCATCCACGGCATGGCGGCTTTGTCTGCCAAAATAATGAATGCTGGACGGGTTCCCAAATACTTCGGTCATAAACGGAATCATGCGCTCGACCACTTCCGGATGAACCGGCGACGTAGCGGCATGATCCAAATAAATCCGTTCCAATGATCATTCTCCTTTCCATCAAATGTAAAACATATATGCCTCATTATCACCTTCGCTATATTTCGCCAAATCTTCCAGTGTCGTGCTGTCGAGCACTTCTTCGACCGCATCGCGAATACGAACCCATAACTCCCGCTTGGCCGGCTCTTCTTCCTCGAGTTCTTCGACAGGCGTGATCGGCCCTTCTAGCACGCGGATGACATCCCCGGCAGTAATTTTCGCCGGATGATCCGCAAGCACGTAGCCGCCATATGCCCCGCGGATGCTTTTGACAAGCCCGGCATTTCTAAGCGGTGTGACAAGCTGCTCCAAATAATGTTCGGACAAATTATTCGCTTTGGCAATCGAGCGCAGCGAAATCGGGCGATCGCCATACTTTTTTGCTAACTCAATCATAATCGTCAACCCATATCTGCCCTTTGTCGAAATTTTCATACTATTCCTCCTATCGTCTTAAACCATGCGTTTCTACATGAATTGGTTCCATGATACGCTCGGTGATTCTTCGGCATTGCGGGAGGGCAATGCCAGCCACCGATCCGATCGTCACGCAAAAAATGAGCGTCCCAATCGATACCGGCCCGCCTAGCAGCCAACCAGTCAATAAAACAAAGGCTTCCATCGCAATGCGAATATACTGCACTTTCCAGCCGGTTAAATCCATCAGGGCAAGCATCAAACTATCGCGAGGACCAGCGCCAACATTTGCAGAAATATACAGCCCCATTCCATAACCGGCAATAACAATGCCAATCAGTAGCATCGCAAATCTTCCTACTATTGTAGCAGGAGTTTGCAAATACGGAATCATCATATACATATCGATAAATATGCCGACAAAAAGCATATTCAAAAAAGCGCCGAGTTTCGGCCGCTGTTTGACAAGCAGGGAAGACAACGTCAAAATCACAATGCCGACAATAATCGACCATGTCCCAATCGTCAACCCGAATTTCCGGTACAATCCGATATGCAATACATCCCACGGCGCACAGCCAACATTGGCCTTAATCGTCAATACAATTCCGAAGGACATCACTAATAAGCCAATAAAATAAACTGCCCAGCGGAACAAAGACGCGTATTTATAGTGAGAATGGGACATAGGCTCCCTCCATTATGAACAAAGTAAACAAATCGATTGTCATTATATCATAAAATTTTGTTTCCTTCATTTTTAAATATCGTGTTGCTTTTTTAATTGTTCCAGCCTCTCATATACTTTCGCGTAATACTTTTCCTCCCCGTGTTCTTTCGGCACATAATATTTTACATCTGCCAACTCCTCTGGCAAATATTGCTGTGCTACCCAGCCGTTTGGATAATCGTGGGGATACCGATATCCCTTTCCGTGTCCAAGCACGCTTGCACCATGATAATGGGCATCTTTTAAATGATCGGGAATATCGCCGATCTTTCCGGCTCGCACATCGGCAATTGCCGCATCGAGCGCTTTATAGGCAGAGTTTGATTTCGCGCTTAAACACAGCTCGATCGTGACGACCGAAAGCGGAATTCTTGCCTCCGGAAGCCCTAATCGTTCTACCGCGTTGACCGCTGCTTGCACTTTCACTCCCATCATCGGATTGGCAAGTCCGATATCTTCATAGGCGATGACAAGCAATCTCCGACAAACGGCGGCCAAATCCCCGCCCTCGAGCAGTCGCGCCAAATAATGAAGCGCCGCATCGACATCGCTTCCTCGCACGCTTTTTTGAAAAGCCGATAGGAGTGAATAGTACGCATCCCCGTTTTTATCGTGAGTAAACCCCCGGTTTGCTGTACACTCCGCTATCGTCTCCTCTTCGACATAAATTTGCCCATCCACTTCGCGCGAAGCATAGACAGCCGCTTCTAACAAGTTTAGCGCAACGCGCGCATCCCCACCGGACGCGCGGGCAATGCGGAAAAGCAACTGTTCTTCAATCACGATGCGGAAATTCCCTAACCCTCTGTCTGGATCTTTTAGGGCACGCCGCAAGAGGATAACGATATCATCAGGCATAAGGCGCTTCAATTGTTGAATTTGCCCACAGCGGCTGCGGATCGCTGGATTTACTTCGTGAAACGGATTTTCCGTCGTAGCGCCGATCAGCGTAATCAAACCATTTTCCACATGGGGAAGCAAATAGTCTTGCTGTGCCTTATTAAAACGGTGGATTTCATCGATAAATAAGATGACGTTGCCGATAAGCTTCGCCGTCGCCACTACTTCTTCAATGTCCTTTTTTCCCGACGTCGTCGCGTTAATGGCAAAAAACTCGCGCTCAGCCGTCCCAGCAATCGCATAGGCAAGCGACGTTTTTCCTGTCCCCGGCTCCCCGTACAGCAATAACGAAGGCACATACCCTTTTTGAATCATTTTGTACAAGGCGGTATGCGGTCCAATAATATGTTTTTGTCCGACGATCTCATCAATGTTCCGCGGTCTCATGCGAACAGCAAGCGGTTCCGCCGTAAAAAGCATGAAACGATCCCTCGCTTATGAAAATATCCTTGTTCTTTAAGCCGGCAGCGTAACAAAGGTTGCAACAAAAGTTCTCTGCAGCCGACAGAGAACTTCTACCTAATCAAAATAACGATCTATTGCTGCCTTTAATTCATCATAGAAAGGCAAATCCCATTTTTCTAAGTAAAGCAGCAGCGCTTCTACCATAAACGGCCGTGCTTCTTCTCCTTTTTTCATCTCTTGTTTTAACGTTTCTAATGAGTGACGTACATTCTCTTCCACGTCCCCATTTGCCGGCAGGGTGGCGATCATTTGGTCAAGATAGGTGAGAATTTGTTTCTGCCTCTCCTGCTGATCGGTTTGTTCCGCAGAAAGATAATCATACATCGTTTCCATCGTTAATAACGGTTCCTCCTGTCCGGCCATGCTAGCCACTATCGCATCGAGCCTCCGGAGCAAAAAAGACGCCAGCTTAGCTAAAGGCAGCTGTTTTCGGTCAATCGCCATATAAAACAAATATTCTTTGAGCATGCCATTGAGCATCGTCGCACAATCTAGCGAAAAACGGCGCACCTTTTCTCCGTATATTTCTTCGATGGCCCGGCGGTACCAGTTGAGTGTTTTCGCGCGAATGCGAAACACGAGCCGATGGACTTCATCATTGGCTTTTACCGTTTGTTCGCCCATAAGCATTTGGACTAGTTCTTTATGGCGGGAGAATTCCTCGATTTGCACAGACAGCTGTTTTTCAAACTTTTCCCGCGCTGACAAATCGCCATCATCGGCAATATCTTTCATTTTGCGAAAGAGAATATCGTAATGATAACGAAAAATCGACACCGCCACTTCTTCCTTCGATTTAAAATAATTATAAATCGAACCTTTCGCCATCCCGCTCTGCTCGGCAATTTCTTGCATCGATGTGGCATAATATCCTTTTTGCGCAAACA is a window encoding:
- a CDS encoding replication-associated recombination protein A encodes the protein MLFTAEPLAVRMRPRNIDEIVGQKHIIGPHTALYKMIQKGYVPSLLLYGEPGTGKTSLAYAIAGTAEREFFAINATTSGKKDIEEVVATAKLIGNVILFIDEIHRFNKAQQDYLLPHVENGLITLIGATTENPFHEVNPAIRSRCGQIQQLKRLMPDDIVILLRRALKDPDRGLGNFRIVIEEQLLFRIARASGGDARVALNLLEAAVYASREVDGQIYVEEETIAECTANRGFTHDKNGDAYYSLLSAFQKSVRGSDVDAALHYLARLLEGGDLAAVCRRLLVIAYEDIGLANPMMGVKVQAAVNAVERLGLPEARIPLSVVTIELCLSAKSNSAYKALDAAIADVRAGKIGDIPDHLKDAHYHGASVLGHGKGYRYPHDYPNGWVAQQYLPEELADVKYYVPKEHGEEKYYAKVYERLEQLKKQHDI
- a CDS encoding YczE/YyaS/YitT family protein, producing the protein MSHSHYKYASLFRWAVYFIGLLVMSFGIVLTIKANVGCAPWDVLHIGLYRKFGLTIGTWSIIVGIVILTLSSLLVKQRPKLGAFLNMLFVGIFIDMYMMIPYLQTPATIVGRFAMLLIGIVIAGYGMGLYISANVGAGPRDSLMLALMDLTGWKVQYIRIAMEAFVLLTGWLLGGPVSIGTLIFCVTIGSVAGIALPQCRRITERIMEPIHVETHGLRR
- the mnmA gene encoding tRNA 2-thiouridine(34) synthase MnmA; this encodes MNKAPKDTRVVVGMSGGVDSSVAALLLKQQGYDVIGIFMKNWDDTDENGVCTATEDYEDVVRVCNQIGIPYYAVNFEKQYWDKVFTYFLDEYKAGRTPNPDVMCNKEIKFKAFLEHALSIGADYVATGHYARVAYRDGEYKMLRGVDPNKDQTYFLNQLGQEQLSKVMFPIGHLEKAQVRQIAKEAGLATAGKKDSTGICFIGERDFKEFLSNYLPAQPGVMKTLDGEVKGKHDGVMYYTIGQRHGLGIGGSGEPWFVVGKDVKENILYVAQGFNNEYLYSTSLIATNVNWVSDRKPAQSFHCTAKFRYRQPDTGVTVHLMDDGRVEVVFDEPVRAVTPGQAVVFYNGEECLGGGTIDEVFRDGEKLWYVG
- the cymR gene encoding cysteine metabolism transcriptional regulator CymR codes for the protein MKISTKGRYGLTIMIELAKKYGDRPISLRSIAKANNLSEHYLEQLVTPLRNAGLVKSIRGAYGGYVLADHPAKITAGDVIRVLEGPITPVEELEEEEPAKRELWVRIRDAVEEVLDSTTLEDLAKYSEGDNEAYMFYI
- a CDS encoding cysteine desulfurase family protein, translating into MERIYLDHAATSPVHPEVVERMIPFMTEVFGNPSSIHYFGRQSRHAVDEARALVAKSIGAKETEIIFTSGGTEADNMALFGTAMANRNRGRHIITTTIEHHAVLRACQYLEKQGFDVTYLPVDEQGKVSPADVKAALRDDTILVSVMFANNEVGVLQPIREIGELLKEHQAYFHTDAVQAYGLVPIDINEYHIDLLSISGHKINGPKGVGVLYARETVKLSPLFYGGEQERKRRAGTENVAGIVGLAKAVEIAQETMKQKQEEYRLLRNTMLSIFAESGIDYAVNGSEDGLPHIVNVAFPGTNVESMLVNLDLAGIAASSGSACTAGSIDPSHVLVAMFGKESERIRSSIRFSFGFGTTKEQIERAATETVKIVKRLTNKSTRW
- a CDS encoding TetR/AcrR family transcriptional regulator, translated to MNRKEEILRSAMKLFAQKGYYATSMQEIAEQSGMAKGSIYNYFKSKEEVAVSIFRYHYDILFRKMKDIADDGDLSAREKFEKQLSVQIEEFSRHKELVQMLMGEQTVKANDEVHRLVFRIRAKTLNWYRRAIEEIYGEKVRRFSLDCATMLNGMLKEYLFYMAIDRKQLPLAKLASFLLRRLDAIVASMAGQEEPLLTMETMYDYLSAEQTDQQERQKQILTYLDQMIATLPANGDVEENVRHSLETLKQEMKKGEEARPFMVEALLLYLEKWDLPFYDELKAAIDRYFD